The Priestia megaterium NBRC 15308 = ATCC 14581 region CTTGTTTGGAGGGTCCAGCTACACCTGTAAACCCGATGCCAATATCCGTTTTGCATAACTGTTGAATACGCTGAGCCATTTCAGCCGCGCACTGCTCGCTAACGGCTCCGTACTGATTCAGCGTGTGTTCGCTCACTCCGAGAATATTTTGCTTGATTTCATAATGATAGGCGACCAGGCTGCCTTTTACAGCTTCTCCAGCACCTGAAACAGATGTTAAACGTTCGCTGAATAAACCGCCGGTTAAACTTTCGGCTGAAGCAATCGTTAATCCTTGTGCCGTTAATTCTTTTACCAATTCATTATGTAAAGAAGTTGCTTCGTATCCATATAAATACTCGCCTACGCGCTCTGAAATGGTTTTTTCCATTTCGTCTAACATGCGCTGTGCTTCAGCAGCATCAGCGTGCTTAGCAGTTAAGCGAAGCGTCACTTCTCCATCTCCTGCTAGCGGCGCGATCGTCGGGTTGGTTTGCGCATCAAGCAAATCTTCAATTTCCGTCTCAAGCTGTGATTCCCCTATTCCGAAAAAGCGAAGAACGCGTGATTCAATACTTTCTTTTAATTCAAGCTTTTGAGCTAAAAATTCTTGACCATACGATTCATACATTGGATAAAGCTCTTTTGGAGGCCCGGGGAATAACATATAGTGTTTTCCCTCTACCGTAAGCCCCATACCTGGAGCCATTCCGTAATCGTTAGGGAGCACTGCCGAACCTTCTAGCACAATTGCCTGTTTTTTATTGTTAGGTGTCATGATACGATTTGACTGTTTAAAATAGGCTTCAATGCTTTCAAGTGCTTCTGCATTTGTTGTCAGCTCTACTCCTAGCACACTCGCAATTGTTTCTTTTGTTAAGTCATCTTTTGTAGGACCAAGCCCGCCTGTGAAAATAATTAACTCTGCACGCGTTTGAGCTGTAGCAATCACTTCTTTTAAGCGCTGTGCATTATCTCCTACTACCGTATGATAGTAAACATTAATTCCAAGTTCGGCTAATTTTTTCGATAAATACTGAGCGTTTGTATTGGCAATTTGTCCAAGCAGCAGCTCAGAGCCGACTCCAATAATTTCAGCGTTCATCATATCATCTCCATCTTACTTATTTTGAATTAACAAAAGCCTGTTTGTTTTTAGCAAAGTAGTCCCAGCCTGAAATAACCGTAAAAATCACTGAGATCCAAAGCATTACGCTAGCAAATGGAATGGAAACCCATTCAAAAGGCAAGTTATACAACAGAATAGCTGAAATAGCTAAAATTTGAGTCCATGTTTTAATTTTACCTAACATATTTGCTGCTACAACTTCCCCTTCCCCTGCTAGTACAAGTCTTAAACCTGTGATAGCAAATTCACGGCTAATAATGATGATAGCAGCCCATCCTGCACCTGCAATTAAATCTAAGTCAACAATAGCTACAAGCGCAGCTGAAACCAATAGCTTGTCTGCTAGTGGATCTAAAAATTTGCCCAAGTTCGTGACTAAATCGTACTTTCGAGCATAGTATCCGTCTATCCAGTCTGTTGTAGATGCAATAATAAATAATGCTGCCCCTAATAGATGAGCGATCGGAATCTCTTTTCCTGCCGCCTCTACTGTGCCAAATGGTAGCGGCACCAACATAAAAATGAGGAATACGGGAATTAGAAAAATCCGCGAAATGGTAATCTTGTTTGGTAAATTCACTTCTTCTGCCTCCAATTACTGTTACAAACTGAAAGCGTGCAAACGAAGTTGTTTGCACGGCTTTAGTTTTATTATAGCGTGAATGAGTGATTAATTCACATATTATCTTTATTTACACCCTGATCACTTTTTAAAACAGGGTGTTTACTGTGCTTCTGCCGGCTGATATTGAATCGTTACAACTTGTCGAACTTGCTTGGATGAATCAAACGGCAAGTCAACCGCTTTTCCATTTACTTTTAACTCTACCCCAGGTGAATAACCGATGTTGACACGAGCTTCAGTTTCTTTCGTCAAATCAAATTCTTTTGTTTCACCTTTTTTTAGAATGGAGCTAAAGAAAGCATTTCCTTTTCCATTTTTTACATCTAACCAAGTATCTGCTTGAGTGGATGTTACTTCTAGATTAAATGCATCTGTACCGGAAAGAGCATACGTAGCACTTCTGCCTGTTTTTTGAACTTCCTTGTATTCTTGTTTACCGCTGTCTTTCTTTTCTTTTTCAGCTTTTTCTTTCTCAGCTTTTTCTTTTGCGGCTTTTTCTTTTTCAGCTTTTTCTTTTTCTTGTTCTTTCTTATCAGCAGCACTTTGTTCATCTTCTGAGTTGCTATTGTCATTTTTTGCAGTAGTTTCATTCGTTTCTTCCTGCGTATTAGACTGCTGAACTTCGCTGTTTGGAGCTTCTTGATTAGCCTGCTCCTTGTTTTTATCCGAGACGATATTTTGAGCGATTACCCAAATAATAATCCCAACAACTACAACTCCCGCCACCACTAGAACAGTTGGAAGGTAGTCATATGCTTTTGAAACTCCTTTTGTATGCTGAGGAATTTCTTTGCGGCTGCGAACGCGCGAAAGCTGCTGCGGCATGTCTTCTGTTTGAGTTGAAGGAATGTCTGATTTGTATTCTTCAAAAATAGCATCTGTGTCCAACCCAATTGCTTCGCAGTATTGCTTAATAAACGCTCGTACGTAAAATTTCCCGGGCATAACCTCATAATTGCCTTCTTCAATGCCAAGTAAATAGCGTTTTTGAATTTTCGTTAGTTTTTGTAAATCCTCTAACGACAATCCTTTGCTTTCTCGTTCTTGTCTTAACCTTTGTCCTAACTCTGTCAATGCTAACACCTACCAATTATGCTAAAAATCAAACATCGATAATCCACCGTCTTGAAACATTTGAGGACCTTCCATTATTTCATATGTAATTTTCTCATTGGGGTCGTTTCTTATTTCAATAATGTAGGCAAAATCATCTAACGAATACTCGGTATTTTGTACAAATACATCCGGATGCTCCACAATTTTTGTCGCGGGTACATTCATTATTTCTCGTACAAGCTGCCAGTGCTTTTCATTCGCTCGTTTTGTCGATACAATCCCGTCAATAATAAAAATATTATCGGCGTTGTATTCGTCAGCAATAAGCTGACTGCGAATCGTTTGTTTTAAGAGTGTAGAAGACACAAAAAGCCACCTTTTGTTCGCACATACGCTAGCTGCTACAATGGATTCGGTTTTGCCTACTCGCGGCATACCTCGAATGCCGATAAGCTTATGACCGTCTTGTTTAAACAGTTCCGCCATAAAATCTACGAGCAAACCTAATTCATCTCTTACGAAACGGAACGTCTTTTTATCATCTGCGTCCCGCTGAATATAGCGACCGTGACGCACTGCTAACTTATCACGCAATTTAGGCGGTCTCATTTTTGTCACAATGATATTATCCATTGTTTTCAAAATAGATTCAAGCCTGTCTATTTGCTCATGTGAATCACAGCGCAGCAATAATCCACGGCGAATATCATCCACTCCATTAATTGTGACAATATTAATTGACAACATTCCAAGAAGCGATGAAATATCACCTAAAAGACCCGGACGATTTTTTTGTATTTGATATTCTAAATACCACTCAATTTTCTCCATCAAACCCCTCCCATTTCTTGGCTGGCCTTCGAGAGGTGCCCCCTTTTTTTCACCTAGTTTAACTATAAATGATTTCCATTATATTATAAACCCTAAAGACAAGTAGTTCTACATTTGTTATGTATGTAAGCGCTTATTTATTTGTACTATTTATTTCTAAGAAAAAAGGAGCTCTCACACACGGTGAATTAGCTCCTTTTTAGAAACGATAACTTATTTTACTGATCCGTTATTTTGAACTAATTTCACCATGCTGCTCGCAATCGCATGCTGCTCTTCTTTAGAAGCAACGCTCCAAAGGTCTGCTAAAATTCGCTCTTGATCATTTTTTGCATCAACTTGGTTTGCTAAATATCCACCAATTTGATAAGCAAGATCATGAATAACTTCTTCTTGCATTCCTTCGTTTTGCGCATGATGTAAACGGTCGCCTAAAAAATCTTTCCAGCTATCCCAGTTTTCTAATACTGACATGAGTAGCCCTCCTTAAGGTTTATTCATATCATAGTTTGTACCTTGTTTTTGATTTTATGCACACTTTATATGTACCAGCCGCCATTAACCGATAATATTTGTCCCGTTATGTAGGAAGCTCGTGAAGATATTAAATATGAAACCGCCTCTGCCACTTCTTTTGGATATCCTATTCTTCCTAAAGGGATCTCTTCAGCCAGCTCTTTGACCTCTTCTTTTGAATAGCTGGCCATCATATCCGTTTCAATCGCTCCGGGCGCAACTCCATTTACTCGAACCCCACTTAGTGCAACCTCTTTTGCCAAAGCTTTTACAAATGTATTTTGTGCACCTTTCACCATTGAATAAAGGACTTCAAATGAAGCTCCTGTAAGTCCCCAAATGGAAGAAATCATGATGATTTGTCCGCTTTTAGCACTAATCATTTTAGGTAATAAAGCTTTGGTAATAACAAAGGGAGCCGTGATGTGAAGATAGATCATTTCTTCAGTTTCTTTTGCCGGAGTATCTGTCATTAACCCGCTAACGCTTCGTCCGCTGTTATGAATAATAACTTCTACCGGAACAATAATTTCCTCTAAAAACTTCTCCACTCCCTCTTTACATGATAAATCCGCTTGTACCGTAAACACCGTTTTTACCTTTTCAGCAAGCTCATGTGCAAGCGCCTCTATTCTGTCTCTTCGTTGATGGTAATGCAAAATAAGCGAATATCCATCCTCAGCCAATTGCTTAGCAATCGCTGTGCCAATTCCTCCGCTTGCACCTGTCACAAGGGCAAATTTCTCCATAACCTTCTCTCCTTTACATGCAAAAAAGCTGATGAACATCAGCTTTTTTGGCAACAATCATCTTTATTTAGGTACTACTTCACAAACCGTAAAGTTCTTTTCATCAATAATCTCGTTTAGCACATCTTTTATTTCGTTCACCTTCAGTTTTTCCAGCGTTTCAACAATATCAAATAAATTCATATCATTAAATGCATAGCGTGTAAACTGATTAGCGATAAACTCAGGTGAGTTTAATGAACGTAAAAATCCGCCGATTTTCTTTTTACGGATACGCTCAAGCTCCTCTTCTGTTAGTGATTTTGTTTTCATTTCAAGTAAAATTTGTTTAACTCGATCATACAGCTGCTCCGGTTGGTCCGTATCTCCTCCGATAAGAGCAAAACCAAATCCTCTTTCCTCCGTATAATCATAAGCAAATGTTTCATCAATGAGCCCGTCTGCATATAACTCCTCATAGTACGAAGAGCTTTTTCCAAATGCGTAATCTAAAATAATATTCATTGCTAACTCATATTTAAGCATTTCTCCACCTGAACGCTGCGGATTTTTCGCTTTTAGACCCACCATACATTTAGAAGACTGCACCGGCATTTTTAGTACTTGTTTTTCTTGATCCACCGTTTCAGGCTCTTCGTCAAAATGACGCTGTATGTCAGAGATTTCTTTATAATCTTTTTTCTGCTGATTGTCTCGAACTTGCTTCATTACTTTTTCCGCATCAACAGGACCTACAATGAACAACAGCATGTTGCTTGGATGGTAGAACGTTTCATAGCATGTATACAGCAGATCTTTATTAATATGTGAAATCGATTCGATCGTGCCGGCAATATCAATTTTAACAGGGTGGTTTTTGTACATATTTTGAATGGTGCCAAAATACAAGCGCCAGTCCGGATTGTCGTCATACATTGTAATTTCTTGACCGATAATGCCTTTTTCTTTTTCGACCGTTTTTTCTGAGAAGTACGGCTCTTGTACAAAGTCCACTAATGTTTCAAGGTTTTCTTCAAAATTTGACGTACAGCTGAATAAGTAAGCTGTGCGGGTAAAAGAAGTAAATGCATTGGCCGAAGCGCCTTGTTTACTAAACTGCTGAAAGACATCCCCGTCTTCTTTTTCAAATAATTTATGCTCTAAAAAGTGTGCGATTCCGTCCGGAACTTTTGTCATTTCATTTTCATTTAGTGGTACGAATTGATTGTCAATCGATCCGTAGTTCGTTGTAAAGGTAGCAAACGTTTTGTTAAACTCCGGCTTTGGCAAAATATATACCTGCAGCCCGTTATCCATTTTTTCATGATACAGCTGTTCCTGAAGCTGCGAAAATTCAATTTTCTCCATTTTCTTCACCGCCCGTTCCTGTTAAGAAATAAATTGTATCCATTTCAATTTTCTCAGCCACTTTAATAATTTCCTGCTTAGATACCGCATCAATATGCTTTAAGTATTCGTCAATTGAAATGTCTTTGCCTGTTAATTCATTATGATACATAACCTCTACTAGTCCTCGTGGAGTATCCACCGTTTCAAGCAGCTGATTGTGAATGACGGCTTTTGTTTGAGCGATTTCGCCGTCTGTGAACGACCCTTGCTTCATCTCCTGCATTTGTTCTTTAATAATGGTCACGGCTTGGTCGTAATTTTTAGCATCAATACCCGACATGACCATCAGTAATCCCTTATGACTTTCTACCCTTGAAGCGGCATAATAGGCTAAGCTTGCTTTTTCACGCACATTGATAAATAGCTTAGAATGTGAGAAACCTCCGAATATACCGTTAAATACTTGCAGAGCAAAATACTGTCTATCTCCGTATACAACATTTGTGCGGTAGCCAATATTTAATTTCCCTTGTTTTACTTCTTGTTTTTCCACTACTTCATTTACTTTTGAGATATCTTTAGACGTAATAGAATCTTCAATGTCTTTTTGCTCGCGCTTTGGTAACGTAAATGTTTCTTTTACTGTTTGTAAAACCTCTTCGACTTGCAAATCTCCAATAGCATAAAGGTGAATGGCATCTTCTTTTAACACCTGCTGATAATAGGCGTACAAACTTTCACCTGTAATTTCTTCCACGTCGTCAATTTGACCGTTTACATGTAAAGAGTAAGGTTCTTCTTTACACATTTCTTCGACTAGTCTTAAATTAGCATAGCGCATTTTATCATCAAATACGGCTTGAATTCTCTGACGAAGCGAACGCTTTTCTTTTGTCATAATATCCTTTAAAAAAGAGTCCCCTTCAACTGCTGGCTTTAATAAAATATCGCCAAGAAGCGCTAACGCTTTTTGCAAAAGCGGAGTTGAATCTTTCAAATATTTTTCATTCGCTATATCAATGCGAATCGTAATATCGTGGTTATCACCTTTTTTTGTTAAGTCTACTTGTAAAGTAGCACCATAAAGCTCATCTAAATATGTACGAAGCTTTGTCGTAGACGGCAGCGACTCGGTAGCGCTTTGAAGCACATAAGGTAAAAGGGCACGCATTGTCACCGTTTTCTTATCTAAAGGGGCATTTAGTTTTAAAATGAACGTGTTTGTTTTGTACTTAGCTGTTTGAATGGTATGAACAGTCAATCCTTCTAGTTCATGTTTTTGTTCAGTCAATAATTTCATATATAAACCTCCTTTTAAATTTTGATGTATTAACTAGACAATACTTCTATTTTGAATCTTTAACGCTAATTTTAGTCTTATAACCACTATATCGAATTCAAGGAAACATTTTCAAGTAACTTGCCGCGCGCTTCCTCATTTCTTTTCATATTCTTTCTCTCAATGAAAAAAAGGCGGAGAAAAGAATATGATTCCTTTGTCTCCACCTTCTATATTTATCCAACTTTAGTCATTGTTAGACCTCGTATAGAGGATTTATTAGCGGCGGCCTTTTTCATAAGGAACGCCTAGCGCTTTAGGAGCCTCAGCACGTCCTACAAAACCAGTGAGTGCTAAGATTGTTAATACGTACGGTGCAATGGTTAAAAGGACGGATGGGATATCTTGAATAACCGGAATCTGAGCTCCCGTGATACTCAAAGACTGTGCTAATCCGAAAAACATGGCTGCACCTAAAGCACCAATAGGATGCCATTTTCCAAAAATCATAGCTGCAATAGCAAGGAACCCTTGTCCAGCAATCGTTCCCGCTGCAAAATTTGTAGCGATAGACGTAGCATACACCGCTCCGCCGATTCCAGCGAACATGCCGGAAATCATAACGCCAACGTAACGCATTCTTACAACTTTGATCCCCATCGTGTCTGCTGCCATTGGGTGTTCACCAACTGAACGAAGACGAAGACCAAACGGCGTTTTATAAATGATGTACCATACAGCAAAAGCTAGCGCAATTGCAATGTAAGACGTAATAGGAACATTCGAAAACAGAATTTTGCCGATTACTGGAATGTCTGATAGACCTGGAATACTTACTTTATCGATACGGAATTGGATAAAATCTGTTTGTCCTTTCCCAAAAATCTTTTTGATTAAAAAGATTGAAAGACCCGCAGCTAGAAAATTCAGCGCTACACCACTTACAGTTTGATCTGCTTTTAATGTAATACTTGCAACAGCATGAATCAGCGAAAACACAGCGCAAACAACAGCCGCAATTACTATCGCTACCCACGGGGCCCAAGCACCTAATGAATCCTGAAGTAAAAGGGTTGAAACAATACCTGTGAACGCGCCAAACATCATCAGCCCTTCTAATCCGATGTTCACGACCCCGGAACGTTCACTAAATATCCCTCCAAGCGCGGTAAAGATAAGCGGTGCAGCTGAATAAAGCGCCGCTGGAATAATAATGGCTAACACCTCTAAGAAGTTCATTTTGCTCCCCCCTTGCCTGCACGGCCAAGCACCCAGCGAATTAAATAACTAGATGCAACAAAAAAGATAATAAGCGCAATGACAATTTGAATTAATTCAGACGGTACCCCTGTCATAAAGTTCATTTGAGGAGCCGCCGTTTGCAATCCTCCGAAAAAGAATGAAGCTAATAAAATTCCAATTGCGCTGTTAGCTCCTAAAAGGGCTACGGCGATACCGTCAAACCCCGTACCCGTAAACGCAGTGAATGTGCCCATATACTGAAATGTTCCAAGCCCTTCCATTGCCCCGGCAAGCCCGGCAAAAGCGCCTGAAATCGCCATGGATAATACAATGTTTCGGCCTACATTCATTCCTGCATACTGTGAAGCATGTTGATTAAAACCAACAGCTCTTAGCTCGAAGCCCTTAGCTGTTTTATTCAAAATAAACCACATTACGACGGCTGCAGCGATGGTAACAAGAATGCCGTAATGAAGGCGGGAGTTATTGGTTAACTGTGCTAAAAAGCTTGATGCTAAAGATGCCGATTCTTTAATATCATACGATTTTTCATTACCCGCATATAAATACGTACGGATTAAGCTGCTCGTTGTATAAAGGGCAATATAGTTCATCATTATGGAAACAATTACTTCATGAACATGAAATTTTGCTTTTAAAAATCCTGGAATAAACGCCCAAACTGCTCCAGCTGCAGCTGCTGCTAATACAGCTAAAGGAATATGAATGACCGCTGGTAAATCAAACGCATACCCAACCCATACTGAAGCCAACCAGCCAACTAAAAGCTGTCCTTCTACTCCAATGTTAAAGAGACCAGTTTTATAAGCAAACGCAACCGCGATACCAGCCAGAGCAAGAGGAGTCATGGCACGAATCGTTTCTCCAATGGCTTTTGGCGTTCCAAACATCCCGTCAAAAAGAGATTGATAGCCAAGCATTGGATCATAGCCGCCTAGTAACATAATAACCGCTCCGGCAATGAGTCCTAATATGGCCGATACAACAGGGATCAAAATCATCATTACACGTTCATTTTTCACAAGTTTATTCATGCTGTTCCACCCGCTTTCTCACGCGTACCGCCTGCCATTAATAAGCCTAACTCTTGTTCATTCGTTTCTTTTGGATCTACAATGTCGACTATTTTCCCTTCATAAATAACCGCAATGCGATCGCTTAAATTTATTACTTCATCGAGTTCTAGTGAAACGAGCAGCACTGCTCGTCCTTTATCTCGTTCTTCAATCAGCTTTTTATGAATAAATTCAATGGCTCCTACGTCCAGCCCCCTCGTTGGCTGAGCCGCAATTAATAGTTCCGGACTGCGGTCTACTTCACGGGCAATAATGGCTTTTTGCTGATTTCCGCCCGATAGCGATCGCGCTTGTGTAAATTCACTAGGCGTTCGCACATCATATTCTGCAATTAGTTCTTTTGCCTTTTTATACATCTCTTTATAATTTAAAATACCTGATTTAGACATCGGCTTTTGATAATACGTTTGAAGACCAATATTTTCACCTATTGTATAATCTAATACCAGTCCGTGCTTATGACGATCCTGCGGAATATGTCCTATTCCTGACTCCGTAATTTTACGAGTGGATAACGTAGACAATTCTTGATTTTTTAATGTGATCGAGCCCGACTTTATTTTTCTCAGACCCGTAATTGCCTCAATCAGCTCTGTTTGACCATTACCATCTACACCCGCGATGCCTACAATTTCGCCTGCCCGAACGCTTAGATCAAGTGAACTTACAGCCTCTACTCCTCGGCTGTCTTCTACTACTAATTCTTTTATTGTTAACACAGCTTCTTTTGGAGTCGCTGTTTTCTTTTCAGTTTTAAAATGCACTTCTCTTCCTACCATTAAAGCAGCAAGTTCATCAGGGTTGGTCTCTTGCACATTTACCGTGCCAACCCCGACGCCTTTTCGGATAATTGTACAGCGGTCACACACTGACATAATTTCTTTTAATTTATGCGTAATTAAAATAATCGACTTTCCTTCTTGAATTAACTTTTTCATAATTTGAATTAATTCCGTAATTTCCTGAGGTGTTAAGGCGGCAGTAGGTTCATCAAAAATAAGAATGTCAGCTCCTCTGTAAAGCGTCTTTAAAATTTCCACTCGCTGCTGCATGCCAACTGAGATATCTTGAATCTTCGCATATGGATCTACCGATAATCCATATTGATTTGAAAGCTCTTGAATATCTTGAGCTGCTTTTTTAATATTAATTTTTCCCGTTCGCGTCGGTTCGTTTCCAAGAATAATATTTTCTGTTACTGTAAAGTTTTGAACGAGCATAAAATGCTGATGAACCATCCCAATTCCTAAGTCATTCGCTACGTTAGGGTCTGTGATGTTGACTTCTTGGCCGTTTACACGAATCTGCCCTTTTTCAGGCTGATAAAGTCCAAATAAAACGTTCATCAGCGTTGACTTACCCGCACCATTTTCTCCTAACAAAGCATGAATTTCTCCCTTTTTCACTTGGAGTGTAATATTGTCATTAGCGACAATACCGGGAAACTCTTTGCGAATATCTAGCATTTCAATAACATATTCCACTGCTTTCACTCCCTATTCCTGCCTGCTACAGGATTCTGTCTTCCGTTTTTTGGCTATGAAAAAGGCTAGTTTTCACTAGCCTTTTATACTCATATAATCATTGCTTAACAGACGTCAGCTTATTTTTTAAGCGTTTTTTCAAACTCTTTAAATTCTTTATCCGTTTGAGGCACTGTAATGTCACCGTCTAGAATTTTTTGCTTATACTCATCAACTGCTTTTAGCGCATCTTTGCTTACATTATCTTGTGATGGAGCAATTCCTACTCCGTCTTCTTTTAAGCCAAACACAACTTCTTTACCACCTGGGAATTTGTCGTCCATTGCTTTTTTAGCAACATCTTCTACAGCCAAGTCAACGCGTTTAACCATCGAAGTTAACGTTACGTTTTCAGGCATACCTTCTTCATGCTGATCGCGGTCAACTCCAATTACCCAAACTTTTTTGTCTTTCCCGCCTTTTGAACGGTTTTTAGCTTCTGTAAATACGCCGTTTCCAGTACCGCCAGCCGCTTGATAAATAATATCAGCGCCTTTACTGTAAATCGTAGAAGCAATAGCCGAACCTTTTTCTGGAGAGTTAAAACTTTCTGCGTATTGAGAGATAACTTCAGCATCTGGGTTTACAGATTTAACACCTGCTTTAAATCCGTTTTCAAACTTCTTGATTAATGGAGATTCAACGCCTCCGATAAAGCCGATTTTGTTCGTTTTTGTTTGTTTAGCTGCCACTACCCCTACTAAGAAGGAGCCTTGCTCTTCTTTAAATAGAATGCTTGCCACGTTATCTAAGTTCTCTGACTTTAGCGTATCGTCTACTAATGCAAAGTTAGCATCAGGGTACTGCTTTGCTGCTTTTTTAATATCTTCTTTTAATAAAAAGCCAATTCCATACGTCAAGTTATAGCCACTCTCAGCAAATTTAGAAAGATTGCTCTCGTATTCAGATGCTTTTGTAGACTGCAAATATTTATATCCAGTCCCTTCATCAAGTCCGTTGTCTTTCCCGAACTTTGTCAGACCTTCCCAAGCAGATTGGTTAAACGATTTATCATCTACCCCGCCCGTATCTGTTACCATTCCCACTTTAAAATCTGCCGCTTTTTTATCTCCGCCGCTCTTGCCTGCGTCGTCTGAGCCACACGCGCTTAAAAGTGTTCCTGCCGCTAATACTAGTGATAATGCAAGTCCCGTTTTACGTTTTAACATGTTTTAACCCCCTGAATAGTTTTAAAAGTATAAAGCCAATTTTCTATTTCGTCCTTGTGACCTACATTTGACACCTCCTTAAAAGGACAATGTTAAACAGTTGTAAATTTTCTGACATTTAAACACAAAAAAACTAGACGCGTTTACGCAGTACTTGGAAACTGAATTGATCTGCTTTAAAATAATTGATGGAATATAAAATGGGTTCATCATGCTGGTCATAATGCATTTGTTTCAGTACAAGCAAAGCGGTTTCTGGTTCGCATTGTAAAATAGGAGAAACTTTTTCATGATAGCCTAGAGGCTCAATGTTTGCCACGGCGTATGAAATGTGTTTTCCTGCTTGTTTTTCAAGAATTTCTAGCAATGACTCTTGTCTATATTCAAAATTTTCAGGCAATACTTTTTGAGGAACCTTGTCCATGCAATATACCACCGGCTCTCCGTTTGCCGTTCTCACCCGTTCAACAAATAAAATTTGTTCATCTTCCCCGCAAGCAAAACGTGTTAAATCATTTTCAGACAACTCTTGTATTTGAGAAGATAAGAAGATTGTTCCAGCCTTCATACCGGCTTGTTCAATCATATGTGTTATACTATTTAATTGCTCAATCCCTGACAAAAAAGTAGGCTTCGTGTTGACAAATGTTCCCACGCCGTGTCTGCGAACAATAATATTCTCTTCTTCTAATATGCGAAGTGCCTCACGTAGCGTTGCGCGGCTAACCCCTAGCTGCTTTGATAAATCAAACTCTGAAGGGAGTCTTTCCTTTTCTTTAAAAATTCCTTTTTCTATATTTTGTTTAATTTTATCAATCACTTGTAGATACAAGTGCCGATTATCCGCACGTATAGACATCACTCTTCCTCCATATTAAAAAGTCATCAGACCTCTGATGTTCGACTACTTAATCGAAAATAA contains the following coding sequences:
- the pgsA gene encoding CDP-diacylglycerol--glycerol-3-phosphate 3-phosphatidyltransferase, which translates into the protein MNLPNKITISRIFLIPVFLIFMLVPLPFGTVEAAGKEIPIAHLLGAALFIIASTTDWIDGYYARKYDLVTNLGKFLDPLADKLLVSAALVAIVDLDLIAGAGWAAIIIISREFAITGLRLVLAGEGEVVAANMLGKIKTWTQILAISAILLYNLPFEWVSIPFASVMLWISVIFTVISGWDYFAKNKQAFVNSK
- the ymfI gene encoding elongation factor P 5-aminopentanone reductase translates to MEKFALVTGASGGIGTAIAKQLAEDGYSLILHYHQRRDRIEALAHELAEKVKTVFTVQADLSCKEGVEKFLEEIIVPVEVIIHNSGRSVSGLMTDTPAKETEEMIYLHITAPFVITKALLPKMISAKSGQIIMISSIWGLTGASFEVLYSMVKGAQNTFVKALAKEVALSGVRVNGVAPGAIETDMMASYSKEEVKELAEEIPLGRIGYPKEVAEAVSYLISSRASYITGQILSVNGGWYI
- a CDS encoding DUF3388 domain-containing protein — protein: MEKIEWYLEYQIQKNRPGLLGDISSLLGMLSINIVTINGVDDIRRGLLLRCDSHEQIDRLESILKTMDNIIVTKMRPPKLRDKLAVRHGRYIQRDADDKKTFRFVRDELGLLVDFMAELFKQDGHKLIGIRGMPRVGKTESIVAASVCANKRWLFVSSTLLKQTIRSQLIADEYNADNIFIIDGIVSTKRANEKHWQLVREIMNVPATKIVEHPDVFVQNTEYSLDDFAYIIEIRNDPNEKITYEIMEGPQMFQDGGLSMFDF
- a CDS encoding helix-turn-helix domain-containing protein, which gives rise to MLALTELGQRLRQERESKGLSLEDLQKLTKIQKRYLLGIEEGNYEVMPGKFYVRAFIKQYCEAIGLDTDAIFEEYKSDIPSTQTEDMPQQLSRVRSRKEIPQHTKGVSKAYDYLPTVLVVAGVVVVGIIIWVIAQNIVSDKNKEQANQEAPNSEVQQSNTQEETNETTAKNDNSNSEDEQSAADKKEQEKEKAEKEKAAKEKAEKEKAEKEKKDSGKQEYKEVQKTGRSATYALSGTDAFNLEVTSTQADTWLDVKNGKGNAFFSSILKKGETKEFDLTKETEARVNIGYSPGVELKVNGKAVDLPFDSSKQVRQVVTIQYQPAEAQ
- a CDS encoding competence/damage-inducible protein A is translated as MMNAEIIGVGSELLLGQIANTNAQYLSKKLAELGINVYYHTVVGDNAQRLKEVIATAQTRAELIIFTGGLGPTKDDLTKETIASVLGVELTTNAEALESIEAYFKQSNRIMTPNNKKQAIVLEGSAVLPNDYGMAPGMGLTVEGKHYMLFPGPPKELYPMYESYGQEFLAQKLELKESIESRVLRFFGIGESQLETEIEDLLDAQTNPTIAPLAGDGEVTLRLTAKHADAAEAQRMLDEMEKTISERVGEYLYGYEATSLHNELVKELTAQGLTIASAESLTGGLFSERLTSVSGAGEAVKGSLVAYHYEIKQNILGVSEHTLNQYGAVSEQCAAEMAQRIQQLCKTDIGIGFTGVAGPSKQEGHPVGTVYIGVAYKDQAPQVYSLQLSGSRQGIRSRTVNYGCHYVLKMIKK
- a CDS encoding DUF3243 domain-containing protein, giving the protein MSVLENWDSWKDFLGDRLHHAQNEGMQEEVIHDLAYQIGGYLANQVDAKNDQERILADLWSVASKEEQHAIASSMVKLVQNNGSVK
- the yfmH gene encoding EF-P 5-aminopentanol modification-associated protein YfmH; translation: MEKIEFSQLQEQLYHEKMDNGLQVYILPKPEFNKTFATFTTNYGSIDNQFVPLNENEMTKVPDGIAHFLEHKLFEKEDGDVFQQFSKQGASANAFTSFTRTAYLFSCTSNFEENLETLVDFVQEPYFSEKTVEKEKGIIGQEITMYDDNPDWRLYFGTIQNMYKNHPVKIDIAGTIESISHINKDLLYTCYETFYHPSNMLLFIVGPVDAEKVMKQVRDNQQKKDYKEISDIQRHFDEEPETVDQEKQVLKMPVQSSKCMVGLKAKNPQRSGGEMLKYELAMNIILDYAFGKSSSYYEELYADGLIDETFAYDYTEERGFGFALIGGDTDQPEQLYDRVKQILLEMKTKSLTEEELERIRKKKIGGFLRSLNSPEFIANQFTRYAFNDMNLFDIVETLEKLKVNEIKDVLNEIIDEKNFTVCEVVPK